A segment of the Pseudoliparis swirei isolate HS2019 ecotype Mariana Trench chromosome 4, NWPU_hadal_v1, whole genome shotgun sequence genome:
TAATCTGCAGCTTTCCTCGACTGCAGGCTGGAAGCAATTTGAGTTTAAAAATGCCTCTGGCGGCAATTTGAGTGTAACCCTGGACCAATCAGGGACACATAAATTGAGGTTGAATATAAGAAGAGAGCTGTATACGTACAGAAAGCTATGCATAGGGAGGATGTGCGTATTATAGTGACAGTGGATTGACGTCTCTGTGGGTTCACGGTGCCACAGGATGACGGAGGGAATGTGACGCACGAGAGAAAAGGAGCGGGCCGGGCTGCAAGCCAATCTTGAAATATGTATTGATTTGCGTGACTTAATGAGCACAAACTTCATTTAAATTTGATCTTGAATGCAAATTCCGAATCGCCTCGAATCCCCAAGCCCTCTTTAAAAATCCCGGTTGAAGTTTGACATTCACTGCAGTCATAAAGTACGAGGACAGACGTATGTCATCCGGTATTTTGGCTCTCCGCTGAATTTTGAATGAAACGATGAGTCTGACATTCAAGCAGAGGGGTATTTTGAGAGGTTCACATTCATATCGGGTGAACGGTTCCTGATTGGAATATATAAAAAGTGCTACAAATTCAAACTTAAATCATTTGTTCTTGGTGTTGATACCTTTTTTAACCCCTTATTGCCTGAATTAATTTCCAATTctctaaaaaatattatttgtgttttctgCTTCCTTCTAGATGCTAAATTGAGTGGAGATTGGACATTTTAATTCagcacacaaaataaatgtcaattTAGGTATGAGGCAAATTAGCAACACAAAAGGCACATTAGCTGTATTGGGCATAATGGTAATTTAACACATTTTCCAGTCTCAGGTATGTAGATTATTTATCAAAAGCAGTATGACACATTGCactttataatacattttaaacattgcaCTTTTAGAATACATTTCTAAAATGTAacctcattttatttaaaatccaGTGTTAACACAGCTATGACATATTTTTGGAGGCTAAACCGGAAGTTGGCATCGTTCCCACTTTCGATTATTGCATAAGATATTACTTCAAATTCATCATCACTGAGCTCAAGGCGGAGTGAAGGCGGAGTGATGGCTTGTAGTCTCGGTTAACCactgcctttttttaaagacccatCAAAGAGTAACTATTCAACCGTGGGGTATCTACGTCCGTATTTCATCCCGCCATCGGACCTTATTTCAGGCATCTAACCAAAAACTAATTTAAGAAACTTATTAACTTTGATATGAGGGAAACACGAGTGCCAAAATACCGACTGATCCCTGGCAGCAATCTGTCCAAACATCTACAGACTGCACTTTAACTCAGAaccgtacatacatacatacaaacatacatgttTACTGTGACACACCAGCTTCCTCTAGTCTTTTCATCTTGAGGTTTGCTCATTTATTAGAATGTGCATGTACTCTACCTTCTTTGTTTGTGAGTTTCTCCCCCAGCATGGTGAGCTTGGCCCGCAGCTCAGACGCCTGGATGTAACCTTTCTTCTGTTTGTCCGTCATCCTCAAAGCCTCCAGGATTTCGGTCTTGGGGTCTTCCTGCTGCATCTGTCTGTGCATCATCGTCAGAAACGTGGAGAAGTCCAGCTCACCGGCCTTTTCTAAATGTGAAATGtaagaagaatatatatataaaatatgtatatattatatttatatattataatatatagaaaatatgtataataatatatatatattattatatatatgtataatagatattataatatatgtatatatatttaatatatatgataCAGTATAAGGCCTGCGTCAAATGATAACAAACAAAAGACGAGTTGACATGTTTTGACTATACTATATTTAACGTGCAATAAATGTACGGTTTGTAATGTGAAGTTTTTCAATGTTTGTTAAAATGAAAGACAATCTTTGTCACTCACCTATATGATCAATGTATCATTTCATTATAAAATCCTTAAACTCAACTTTTCGCAATAACCCATTTACAGTAACATAACAGGACATAAAGTAACCATATACTAATTGACAACACGGTTCAAAACAAACTCCACCTGAAGGTTTTAGCGGAGGCCTTTGTTGACTTCTTTAACCTTCATCACCCTGAAACAGTTCTCACAACCAGCAGATGTACTGCCTGTTATACTTTACCGATTTTGTGAACCTGTAGATGTCTTTCGATTTCTCCGAACGTGGGGCTGGTACCCAGGCAGCGCATCACTGTGATCAGGTCTTTGACGACAATCTTGCCCTTTCGTTTCTTGTCGTACAAGGAGAAGCACTCTTTGAACTCtgcaaaggaaagaagaaaaagtattGGAGGACATCAGCACTATCAGTTTATGTCATCGTATTATTACGCAAGGATCATTCTCAGTCGTTTATTCATCATTCAGGTTAATTTAGGAATACGTGAGGCTTCCATCACAGGGCCTAAGAAGAGTGGACGAGGTCGGCTGTGCttgcttatttatttttcaaacacgTACGGGTTATTAAAAGA
Coding sequences within it:
- the calml4a gene encoding calmodulin-like protein 4a, yielding MAKFFTPVQINEFKECFSLYDKKRKGKIVVKDLITVMRCLGTSPTFGEIERHLQVHKIEKAGELDFSTFLTMMHRQMQQEDPKTEILEALRMTDKQKKGYIQASELRAKLTMLGEKLTNKEVDELFKEANVKSSGTVNYEEFTHMVTLPPVDY